One window of the Pseudomonas knackmussii B13 genome contains the following:
- a CDS encoding TolC family protein codes for MPAHRLKTLSAMIAASVVLAACSSLKESEPYNEQEMRQRVIDDQARMYEQQEPVTGPITFYEASARALKYNLDYRLKLLESALASNLRDVTAHEMLPRLVASAGYAGRNNDSGGTSIGIEDRQVSLRPSTSEERYRTLDSLGLSWSLLDFGVAYYRTQQKADQIQMAEERREKVAQNVLQDVRNAYWRALGAQRLLPEVDGLLMRTHRALTAARAAEDQGLMPRQDVLAYQRALLDSVYMLTVRRQDLEFARAELAALMSLPPNSKMVLADTNEQPLPLVTGDVEKLERLSLEHRPEIMEEWYRKRVDENDLKIAKAQLWPNVSVNYGYQYDSNKYLYNNHWDETGVQVSINLIRLLQYPDLQKAEETQSKTDDMRRTALSMAILTQVRVGLLRYQLARQEVEFADDSLRVDKSLLDYAQSARSSNIGSELEQIRAEGRYLLSRYQREAAYSDAQAAWGRLYNSVGFAVMPEKVDNYDIKTLASEIQRTLEQQSQSNLLTVSSAATSTSTGSANVVSQQ; via the coding sequence ATGCCTGCACACAGACTCAAGACCTTGAGTGCAATGATCGCCGCCAGCGTCGTGCTGGCCGCCTGCTCCTCGCTGAAGGAGTCGGAGCCCTACAACGAACAGGAAATGCGCCAGCGGGTCATCGACGACCAGGCGCGCATGTACGAGCAGCAAGAACCGGTCACCGGACCGATCACCTTCTACGAAGCCTCGGCGCGGGCGCTGAAATACAACCTCGACTACCGCCTGAAGCTGCTGGAAAGCGCGCTGGCCTCCAACCTGCGCGACGTCACCGCCCACGAGATGCTGCCGCGCCTGGTCGCCTCGGCCGGTTACGCCGGGCGCAACAACGACTCCGGCGGCACCTCCATCGGCATCGAGGACCGCCAGGTGTCCTTGCGTCCCTCGACCTCCGAGGAGCGCTACCGCACCCTCGACAGCCTCGGCCTGTCGTGGAGCCTGCTCGACTTCGGCGTCGCCTACTACCGCACGCAGCAGAAGGCCGACCAGATCCAGATGGCCGAGGAACGCCGCGAGAAGGTCGCCCAGAACGTCCTGCAGGACGTACGCAACGCCTACTGGCGCGCGCTCGGCGCCCAGCGCCTGCTGCCCGAGGTGGACGGCTTGCTGATGCGCACCCACCGCGCCCTCACCGCCGCCCGCGCGGCGGAAGACCAGGGGCTGATGCCGCGCCAGGACGTGCTCGCCTACCAGCGCGCCCTGCTCGACTCGGTGTACATGCTCACCGTGCGCCGCCAGGACCTGGAATTCGCCCGCGCCGAACTGGCCGCGCTGATGTCGCTGCCGCCGAACTCGAAGATGGTCCTGGCCGACACCAACGAGCAGCCGCTTCCGCTGGTGACCGGCGACGTCGAGAAGCTCGAACGGCTGTCCCTCGAACACCGCCCGGAAATCATGGAGGAGTGGTACCGCAAGCGCGTCGACGAGAACGACCTGAAGATCGCCAAGGCCCAGCTCTGGCCGAACGTCAGCGTCAACTATGGCTACCAGTACGACTCCAACAAGTACCTGTACAACAACCACTGGGACGAGACCGGCGTGCAGGTCTCGATCAACCTCATCCGGCTGCTGCAGTACCCGGACCTGCAGAAGGCCGAGGAAACCCAGAGCAAGACCGACGACATGCGCCGCACCGCCCTGTCCATGGCGATCCTCACCCAGGTTCGCGTCGGCCTGCTGCGCTACCAGCTGGCGCGCCAGGAAGTCGAGTTCGCCGACGACAGCCTGCGCGTCGACAAGAGCCTGCTCGACTACGCCCAGTCCGCCCGCAGCAGCAACATCGGCAGCGAGCTGGAGCAGATCCGCGCCGAAGGCCGCTACCTGCTCTCGCGCTACCAGCGCGAGGCCGCCTACTCCGACGCCCAGGCCGCCTGGGGCCGGCTGTACAACTCGGTGGGCTTCGCGGTGATGCCGGAGAAGGTCGACAACTACGACATCAAGACCCTCGCCAGCGAGATCCAGCGCACCCTCGAACAGCAGTCGCAAAGCAACCTGCTGACCGTCAGCAGCGCCGCAACAAGCACCAGCACAGGGAGCGCCAATGTCGTATCGCAGCAGTAA
- a CDS encoding efflux RND transporter periplasmic adaptor subunit produces the protein MSYRSSKPLLLTLLCLVALPHAFAAEGDPLQPTAVDDPGAIRVLLVSDLETTLSSQMTGTLGALKTSLGDKVAKDALLAQLNCVEVQARARVASAELNMARQNLAAKRNLRKLDAAGELEVSMAATEVEKADGALTLARAQAGYCQVQAPFAGRIAKVYVKPYQTVQAGAPLFDLVSDGALKVRLNVPSNLLPGLKPGMPIEVAIHETGKQYPAKVSAINARVDAVAQTVELEARLDQAYPDLVAGMSGTAHFPNAVQ, from the coding sequence ATGTCGTATCGCAGCAGTAAGCCGTTGCTCCTCACCCTGCTCTGCCTGGTGGCCCTGCCCCACGCCTTCGCCGCCGAAGGCGATCCGCTGCAACCGACCGCCGTCGACGACCCCGGCGCGATCCGCGTGCTGCTGGTCTCCGACCTTGAGACCACGCTCTCCAGCCAGATGACCGGCACCCTCGGCGCGCTCAAGACCAGCCTGGGCGACAAGGTCGCCAAGGACGCCCTGCTCGCCCAGCTCAACTGCGTGGAAGTGCAGGCTCGCGCGCGGGTCGCCTCCGCCGAGCTGAACATGGCGCGGCAGAACCTCGCGGCGAAACGCAATCTGCGCAAGCTCGACGCAGCCGGCGAACTGGAGGTGTCCATGGCCGCAACCGAGGTGGAGAAGGCCGATGGCGCGCTCACCCTGGCGCGCGCCCAGGCTGGCTACTGCCAGGTGCAGGCACCCTTCGCCGGGCGCATCGCCAAGGTCTACGTGAAGCCCTACCAGACCGTGCAGGCCGGCGCGCCGCTGTTCGACCTGGTCAGCGACGGCGCGCTCAAGGTGCGCCTGAACGTGCCTTCCAACCTGCTGCCGGGGCTCAAGCCGGGCATGCCGATCGAGGTGGCCATCCACGAGACCGGCAAGCAGTACCCGGCCAAGGTCAGCGCGATCAACGCGCGGGTCGATGCGGTGGCGCAAACCGTCGAACTCGAGGCGCGCCTGGACCAGGCCTACCCGGACCTGGTGGCCGGCATGAGCGGCACCGCGCACTTCCCCAACGCCGTGCAGTGA
- a CDS encoding efflux RND transporter periplasmic adaptor subunit, producing the protein MSEMFPPPQLLLSLDALRDRALGAESLNALAFSMANDLYALLRFHQALVFAQHGEQMELLCISGLARPTEDSPYLVWLRRASRWLATQVPDAQPRWLPREDLNLPEDIAEGWSEWWPTGLWCIPLHDRQGQRLGLILFLLDEAPAPSTEGLLQGVFLTWAHCWAAFGKRRTLRFWRPSRRQTLVVLALLAVLLLVPVRQTALAPAEVVSRNAQVISSPIDGVIARMLVRPNQAVEVGTPLFALDETTLRSRAEVLAKEVAVADAELMAASQRAFDNPQSKGELAVLNGTARQRRAELAAVQVQLARTTVLSPRAGVAVYSDPNDWLGKPVVTGERILQVADPSQPGMRIQLPVADAIALDAGAEVALFLTAYPLSPLHGKILETSYEARPGEDGVASYRLLASVEDAPEHARLGLHGTAKLYGGRVLLGYYLLRRPLAAARAWTGW; encoded by the coding sequence ATGAGCGAGATGTTCCCCCCGCCGCAGCTGCTGCTCAGCCTCGACGCACTGCGCGACCGGGCGCTGGGCGCCGAGTCGCTGAACGCCCTGGCCTTCTCCATGGCCAACGACCTCTACGCGCTGCTGCGCTTCCACCAGGCATTGGTGTTCGCCCAGCACGGCGAACAAATGGAGCTGCTGTGCATCTCCGGCCTCGCGCGGCCGACCGAGGACTCGCCGTACCTGGTGTGGCTGCGCCGCGCCAGCCGCTGGCTCGCGACGCAAGTGCCGGACGCGCAGCCGCGCTGGCTGCCACGCGAGGACCTGAACCTGCCCGAGGACATTGCCGAAGGCTGGTCGGAGTGGTGGCCCACCGGCCTCTGGTGCATTCCCCTGCACGACCGCCAGGGCCAACGCCTGGGCCTGATCCTGTTCCTCCTCGACGAGGCCCCGGCGCCCTCCACGGAGGGCCTGCTGCAGGGTGTCTTCCTCACCTGGGCGCACTGCTGGGCGGCGTTCGGCAAGCGTCGCACGCTGCGCTTCTGGCGGCCGAGCCGGCGGCAGACGCTGGTGGTGCTGGCACTGCTCGCGGTCCTGCTGCTGGTGCCGGTACGGCAGACCGCACTGGCGCCGGCCGAAGTGGTGTCGCGCAATGCCCAGGTCATCAGCTCGCCCATCGACGGGGTGATCGCGCGCATGCTCGTGCGGCCGAACCAGGCGGTGGAAGTCGGTACGCCGCTGTTCGCCCTCGACGAAACCACGTTGCGCAGCCGTGCCGAGGTGCTGGCCAAGGAAGTCGCGGTAGCCGACGCCGAATTGATGGCTGCCAGCCAACGCGCCTTCGACAACCCGCAGAGCAAGGGCGAGCTGGCAGTGCTCAATGGCACAGCACGGCAACGCCGCGCCGAACTGGCCGCGGTGCAGGTGCAACTGGCGCGCACCACGGTGCTCTCGCCACGCGCCGGCGTCGCGGTGTACAGCGACCCCAACGACTGGCTGGGCAAGCCGGTGGTCACCGGCGAACGCATCCTCCAGGTCGCCGACCCGAGCCAGCCGGGCATGCGCATCCAGCTGCCGGTGGCAGACGCCATCGCCCTGGACGCCGGCGCCGAGGTCGCGCTGTTCCTCACCGCCTATCCGCTGTCGCCGCTGCACGGGAAGATTCTCGAGACCAGCTACGAAGCACGCCCCGGCGAGGACGGAGTGGCCTCCTACCGCTTGCTGGCGAGCGTCGAGGACGCCCCGGAACATGCCCGTCTCGGGCTGCACGGCACCGCCAAGCTCTACGGCGGAAGGGTGCTGCTCGGCTACTACCTGCTGCGCCGGCCGCTGGCCGCGGCACGCGCCTGGACGGGCTGGTGA